One genomic window of Ctenopharyngodon idella isolate HZGC_01 chromosome 18, HZGC01, whole genome shotgun sequence includes the following:
- the elapor2a gene encoding endosome/lysosome-associated apoptosis and autophagy regulator family member 2 isoform X2 yields the protein MLTSLADMMGRSRYSVQQAMKRTRKNIVRHLRRCILYYTAWICCVFIPNASTGSAAHLRQCKETDYYFQYTECDSTGSRWRVAIPLNPGECTGLPDPVQGTECTFSCKAGEFLEMSAQECTQCAAGTYSLGSGLRFDEWDDIPPGFSSLATSPDNSPNRQDASTCSSAKWVVQGSYLESNRDECTVSLIYTVHLKKPGSVSFDYQYVDNSIFFEFFIQNDQCQEMDQDSNKKWIKLTSHGEWGTHSVNLNSGTNILYWRTSRVTLGSKAAKPVLLKNIQIEGVAYTSECFPCKPGTFSRTPGSSSCEPCPRDTYSGRGASSCTPCNTKTHYASEGSAMCKSKSPCTEKDYIQTYNTCDKDGKTRVIYKWVEPKICLETAAGAVTLPPSGQREPCPPCNPGFYNNDTATCSPCPPGTYSDGVKACQPCPSGTEPVLGYEYKWWNVLPANMKTSCFNVANNNCDGLNGWEVAGDHIQSGAGRSDNDYLILTLRVPGFKLPVSVQGASGSEYGRITFEFETSCSADCEFYFMTDVNRRSTNVVESWDGSKTKQSYTHIMTENSSVAFTWAFQRTSQARDVRQYVNDMVKIYSVTVTNAMDGVASACRACALQSQQAGSSCVPCPAGHYIDKETNLCQECPPNTVLSGHHIYGKETCQPCGPGSKSNKEHSVCFSDCSFTYTDQNRTLQYDFSALTSAGSIMNGPSFTAKGTKYYHLFNISLCGAEGHKAAVCRDNVTDLPNEDAEGGQLGSSVEAFLCQSTIIPSDGRGLRTALSSQSISLADTFQGATVEKSLNGITTRPELFPSPSERIPDVHFFYRSTQVTTSCQKGRNAVVSLRCNPKKTARGDISMPSECPAGTCDGCTFHFLWESSSACPRCTNVDYHAIEGACKGGVQDTVYMWTEPRLCTGGLILPLKRTSPCEAIDFWLKVGAGLGAICAVLLVSLTFYFWKKNKKLEYKYSKLVMTANKECELPAADSCAIMEGEGEENEEEDVVYANKPSLLAKLKTIATKGNKKSSEAVQLKFSNTEKSVWG from the exons ATGTTGACGTCGCTAGCTGATATGATGGGACGGTCCCGTTATTCCGTTCAGCAAGCGATGAAGCGCACGAGGAAAAACATCGTCCGACACCTAAGGCGTTGTATACTGTATTATACGGCATGGATATGTTGCGTTTTCATCCCGAACGCGTCCACGGGGTCTGCCGCTCACCTGCGTCAGTGTAAAGAG acGGACTACTACTTTCAGTACACGGAGTGTGACAGCACCGGGTCCAGATGGAGGGTGGCCATTCCTCTGAATCCAGGAGAGTGTACAGGACTGCCAGACCCTGTGCAGGGCACTGAATGCA CATTCTCGTGCAAGGCGGGGGAGTTTCTGGAGATGTCTGCTCAGGAGTGCACACAGTGTGCGGCTGGCACTTACTCCCTGGGCAGCGGCCTACGTTTTGATGAGTGGGACGACATCCCTCCTGGATTCAGCAGCCTAGCAACCTCCCCTGATAACTCACCCAACCGACAGGATGCATCCACCTGCAGCAG TGCAAAGTGGGTTGTTCAGGGCTCGTATCTGGAGTCCAACAGGGATGAGTGTACTGTGTCTCTGATCTACACTGTACACTTAAAGAAGCCGGGGTCTGTGTCCTTCGACTACCAGTATGTGGATAACAGCATCTTCTTTGAATTCTTT ATTCAGAACGACCAGTGTCAAGAGATGGACCAggattcaaataaaaaatggatCAAACTGACTAGTCATGGAGAGTGGGGCACACATAGT GTTAATCTGAATTCTGGCACTAATATCCTGTACTGGAGAACTAGTAGAGTCACACTCGGCTCTAAAGCAGCCAAACCGGTACTCTTGAAGAACATACAGATAGAAG GGGTGGCGTACACATCAGAGTGTTTTCCGTGTAAGCCTGGGACTTTCAGTCGCACCCCGGGTTCCTCCTCCTGTGAGCCCTGTCCACGGGACACATACTCTGGCCGAGGGGCCAGCTCCTGCACCCCTtgcaacacaaaaacacactacGCCT CAGAAGGTTCTGCCATGTGCAAAAGTAAATCTCCATGCACAGAGAAAGACTATATCCAGACCTACAACACCTGTGATAAGGATGGAaag ACTCGGGTCATATATAAGTGGGTAGAGCCTAAGATTTGTTTGGAGACTGCTGCAGGTGCAGTAACACTGCCACCTTCTGGTCAGCGTGAGCCGTGTCCACCCTGTAATCCCGGTTTCTATAACAACGACACTGCCACCTGTTCTCCCTGCCCACCCGGGACTTACTCGGATGGGGTCAAAG CTTGCCAGCCTTGTCCATCTGGCACAGAACCTGTCCTCGGGTATGAGTACAAGTGGTGGAACGTGCTGCCTGCCAACATGAAGACATCCTGCTTCAACGTGGCCAACAACAATTGTGATGGCTTGAATG GTTGGGAAGTAGCGGGTGATCACATACAATCAGGAGCAGGTCGTTCGGATAATGATTATCTCATTTTAACTCTCAGAGTGCCTGGATTCAA GTTGCCCGTGTCTGTTCAAGGAGCATCCGGCAGTGAGTACGGCCGGATCACTTTTGAGTTTGAAACCAGCTGCTCAGCTGACTGTGAGTTTTACTTTATGAcg GATGTGAACAGAAGAAGCACAAATGTAGTTGAATCATGGGATGGGAGTAAAACCAAACAGAGTTACACACACATCATGACTGAAAACTCTTCTGTTGCGTTTACCTGGGCTTTCCAACGCACCAGTCAGGCTCGTGAT GTGCGTCAGTATGTAAATGACATGGTGAAGATTTACTCTGTGACTGTCACCAATGCCATGGACGGGGTGGCGTCAGCGTGTCGTGCCTGTGCCCTGCAGTCTCAGCAGGCCGGCTCCTCCTGTGTGCCATGTCCAGCTGGACACTACATTGATAAAGAGACCAACCTGTGCCAAGAGTGCCCTCCCAACACCGTCCTGTCTGGGCACCACATCTATGGCAAAGAAACGTGCCAACCGTGTGGGCCGGGCAGCAAAAGCAACAAG GAGCACAGTGTGTGTTTTAGCGACTGTTCGTTCACATACACTGACCAGAATCGGACTCTTCAGTATGACTTCAGTGCTCTGACGTCCGCTGGGTCCATCATGAACGGGCCCAGCTTCACTGCGAAAGGCACAAAATACTATCACCTCTTCAATATCAGCCTGTGTGGAGCTGAG GGTCACAAGGCTGCAGTCTGCAGAGATAATGTCACAGACCTGCCCAATGAGGACGCTGAAGGTGGTCAGCTGGGCAGTTCAGTTGAGGCTTTTCTCTGTCAGTCAACGATTATTCCTTCAGATGGCCGGGGCTTACGAACAGCCCTTTCCTCTCAGTCCATTAGCCTGGCCGACACTTTTCAGG GAGCCACAGTGGAGAAATCACTTAACGGAATAACCACCAGACCAGAACTCTTTCCATCTCCATCCGAGAGAATCCCAGATGTCCACTTCTTCTATCG atCTACACAGGTCACAACCTCATGTCAAAAAGGCAGAAATGCAGTGGTTTCACTGCGCTGTAACCCGAAGAAAACAGCCAGGGGAGACATATCCATGCCCAg TGAGTGCCCTGCTGGGACTTGTGATGGCTGCACATTCCACTTCCTGTGGGAGAGCTCCAGTGCATGTCCACGCTGCACTAATGTCGACTACCACGCCATTGAAGGAGCCTGTAAGGGAGGAGTGCAG GACACAGTGTATATGTGGACTGAACCTCGGCTGTGTACTGGCGGACTGATTCTCCCGCTGAAGAGAACGTCTCCATGTGAGGCGATTGATTTCTGGCTGAAGGTGGGCGCTGGGCT
- the si:dkey-5i3.5 gene encoding transmembrane protein 53, translating into MRPPHKFSRAERPRSTGARARQHLPVLSKNPVNSSSPAVMLSRVVPVAGVTAHKISKQITFFANDVAGTPTASFSPGHPKPILLLLPWLGSRPQAIAKYCEIYFRTGFDVLVVESEVSQFLWPRWGLEYGGHLLELLESERFSQRPLLVHAFSIGGYTFSQVLVHVAKDTQRYQGLTNRIRGHIYDSLVMGSLEHMATGLGKTMFPRMEGLVRTASLLYFRVFKHQTVDYFNSAINIFWNTPVKAPALFFFSENDALCDYKSLEKMVEFWRKRGLSVESKKWKESLHAGHLRTHTQEYLSTLENFVLSLNMVPLKAKM; encoded by the exons ATGCGCCCGCCACACAAATTTTCACGCGCAGAGCGTCCCCGATCTACCGGTGCTCGTGCACGCCAGCATCTGCCTGTGCTCAGCAAGAATCCTGTTAACAGCAG TTCACCTGCTGTCATGCTTTCCAGAGTGGTCCCAGTGGCTGGGGTCACTGCACACAAGATCAGTAAACAGATTACTTTCTTCGCCAATGACGTCGCTGGGACTCCTACAGCTAGCTTTTCACCTGGTCACCCTAAACCTATATTGCTGTTACTGCCTTGGCTAGGCTCCAGACCACAAGCCATTGCAAAATACTGTGAGATTTACTTTCGCACGGGCTTCGATGTACTCGTAGTGGAAAGTGAGGTGAGCCAGTTCTTGTGGCCCCGCTGGGGGTTGGAGTATGGTGGGCATTTACTGGAATTATTAGAAAGCGAGCGCTTCTCACAGCGCCCACTACTGGTCCATGCTTTCTCCATAGGGGGATATACATTTTCTCAGGTGCTTGTACATGTGGCCAAAGACACCCAACGTTACCAAGGCctgacaaacagaatcaggggtCACATCTACGACAGCCTGGTCATGGGATCACTGGAGCATATGGCCACCG GCCTAGGTAAAACCATGTTTCCCCGGATGGAAGGTCTCGTGAGAACGGCTAGCCTTCTGTACTTCCGTGTCTTTAAACATCAGACAGTTGACTACTTTAACTCAGCGATCAACATTTTCTGGAACACTCCTGTGAAGGCACCTGCTCTCTTCTTTTTCTCTGAGAATGATGCACTGTGCGATTACAAGAGCTTGGAGAAGATGGTGGAGTTCTGGAGGAAGCGAGGCCTATCTGTCGAGAGTAAGAAGTGGAAGGAATCTCTTCATGCAGGTCATCTGCGCACCCACACTCAGGAATACCTGTCCACCCTGGAGAACTTCGTGCTGTCCCTCAACATGGTGCCTCTAAAGGCCAAAATGTGA
- the elapor2a gene encoding endosome/lysosome-associated apoptosis and autophagy regulator family member 2 isoform X1: MLTSLADMMGRSRYSVQQAMKRTRKNIVRHLRRCILYYTAWICCVFIPNASTGSAAHLRQCKETDYYFQYTECDSTGSRWRVAIPLNPGECTGLPDPVQGTECTFSCKAGEFLEMSAQECTQCAAGTYSLGSGLRFDEWDDIPPGFSSLATSPDNSPNRQDASTCSSAKWVVQGSYLESNRDECTVSLIYTVHLKKPGSVSFDYQYVDNSIFFEFFIQNDQCQEMDQDSNKKWIKLTSHGEWGTHSVNLNSGTNILYWRTSRVTLGSKAAKPVLLKNIQIEGVAYTSECFPCKPGTFSRTPGSSSCEPCPRDTYSGRGASSCTPCNTKTHYASEGSAMCKSKSPCTEKDYIQTYNTCDKDGKTRVIYKWVEPKICLETAAGAVTLPPSGQREPCPPCNPGFYNNDTATCSPCPPGTYSDGVKACQPCPSGTEPVLGYEYKWWNVLPANMKTSCFNVANNNCDGLNGWEVAGDHIQSGAGRSDNDYLILTLRVPGFKLPVSVQGASGSEYGRITFEFETSCSADCEFYFMTDVNRRSTNVVESWDGSKTKQSYTHIMTENSSVAFTWAFQRTSQARDVRQYVNDMVKIYSVTVTNAMDGVASACRACALQSQQAGSSCVPCPAGHYIDKETNLCQECPPNTVLSGHHIYGKETCQPCGPGSKSNKEHSVCFSDCSFTYTDQNRTLQYDFSALTSAGSIMNGPSFTAKGTKYYHLFNISLCGAEGHKAAVCRDNVTDLPNEDAEGGQLGSSVEAFLCQSTIIPSDGRGLRTALSSQSISLADTFQGATVEKSLNGITTRPELFPSPSERIPDVHFFYRYRQSTQVTTSCQKGRNAVVSLRCNPKKTARGDISMPSECPAGTCDGCTFHFLWESSSACPRCTNVDYHAIEGACKGGVQDTVYMWTEPRLCTGGLILPLKRTSPCEAIDFWLKVGAGLGAICAVLLVSLTFYFWKKNKKLEYKYSKLVMTANKECELPAADSCAIMEGEGEENEEEDVVYANKPSLLAKLKTIATKGNKKSSEAVQLKFSNTEKSVWG, translated from the exons ATGTTGACGTCGCTAGCTGATATGATGGGACGGTCCCGTTATTCCGTTCAGCAAGCGATGAAGCGCACGAGGAAAAACATCGTCCGACACCTAAGGCGTTGTATACTGTATTATACGGCATGGATATGTTGCGTTTTCATCCCGAACGCGTCCACGGGGTCTGCCGCTCACCTGCGTCAGTGTAAAGAG acGGACTACTACTTTCAGTACACGGAGTGTGACAGCACCGGGTCCAGATGGAGGGTGGCCATTCCTCTGAATCCAGGAGAGTGTACAGGACTGCCAGACCCTGTGCAGGGCACTGAATGCA CATTCTCGTGCAAGGCGGGGGAGTTTCTGGAGATGTCTGCTCAGGAGTGCACACAGTGTGCGGCTGGCACTTACTCCCTGGGCAGCGGCCTACGTTTTGATGAGTGGGACGACATCCCTCCTGGATTCAGCAGCCTAGCAACCTCCCCTGATAACTCACCCAACCGACAGGATGCATCCACCTGCAGCAG TGCAAAGTGGGTTGTTCAGGGCTCGTATCTGGAGTCCAACAGGGATGAGTGTACTGTGTCTCTGATCTACACTGTACACTTAAAGAAGCCGGGGTCTGTGTCCTTCGACTACCAGTATGTGGATAACAGCATCTTCTTTGAATTCTTT ATTCAGAACGACCAGTGTCAAGAGATGGACCAggattcaaataaaaaatggatCAAACTGACTAGTCATGGAGAGTGGGGCACACATAGT GTTAATCTGAATTCTGGCACTAATATCCTGTACTGGAGAACTAGTAGAGTCACACTCGGCTCTAAAGCAGCCAAACCGGTACTCTTGAAGAACATACAGATAGAAG GGGTGGCGTACACATCAGAGTGTTTTCCGTGTAAGCCTGGGACTTTCAGTCGCACCCCGGGTTCCTCCTCCTGTGAGCCCTGTCCACGGGACACATACTCTGGCCGAGGGGCCAGCTCCTGCACCCCTtgcaacacaaaaacacactacGCCT CAGAAGGTTCTGCCATGTGCAAAAGTAAATCTCCATGCACAGAGAAAGACTATATCCAGACCTACAACACCTGTGATAAGGATGGAaag ACTCGGGTCATATATAAGTGGGTAGAGCCTAAGATTTGTTTGGAGACTGCTGCAGGTGCAGTAACACTGCCACCTTCTGGTCAGCGTGAGCCGTGTCCACCCTGTAATCCCGGTTTCTATAACAACGACACTGCCACCTGTTCTCCCTGCCCACCCGGGACTTACTCGGATGGGGTCAAAG CTTGCCAGCCTTGTCCATCTGGCACAGAACCTGTCCTCGGGTATGAGTACAAGTGGTGGAACGTGCTGCCTGCCAACATGAAGACATCCTGCTTCAACGTGGCCAACAACAATTGTGATGGCTTGAATG GTTGGGAAGTAGCGGGTGATCACATACAATCAGGAGCAGGTCGTTCGGATAATGATTATCTCATTTTAACTCTCAGAGTGCCTGGATTCAA GTTGCCCGTGTCTGTTCAAGGAGCATCCGGCAGTGAGTACGGCCGGATCACTTTTGAGTTTGAAACCAGCTGCTCAGCTGACTGTGAGTTTTACTTTATGAcg GATGTGAACAGAAGAAGCACAAATGTAGTTGAATCATGGGATGGGAGTAAAACCAAACAGAGTTACACACACATCATGACTGAAAACTCTTCTGTTGCGTTTACCTGGGCTTTCCAACGCACCAGTCAGGCTCGTGAT GTGCGTCAGTATGTAAATGACATGGTGAAGATTTACTCTGTGACTGTCACCAATGCCATGGACGGGGTGGCGTCAGCGTGTCGTGCCTGTGCCCTGCAGTCTCAGCAGGCCGGCTCCTCCTGTGTGCCATGTCCAGCTGGACACTACATTGATAAAGAGACCAACCTGTGCCAAGAGTGCCCTCCCAACACCGTCCTGTCTGGGCACCACATCTATGGCAAAGAAACGTGCCAACCGTGTGGGCCGGGCAGCAAAAGCAACAAG GAGCACAGTGTGTGTTTTAGCGACTGTTCGTTCACATACACTGACCAGAATCGGACTCTTCAGTATGACTTCAGTGCTCTGACGTCCGCTGGGTCCATCATGAACGGGCCCAGCTTCACTGCGAAAGGCACAAAATACTATCACCTCTTCAATATCAGCCTGTGTGGAGCTGAG GGTCACAAGGCTGCAGTCTGCAGAGATAATGTCACAGACCTGCCCAATGAGGACGCTGAAGGTGGTCAGCTGGGCAGTTCAGTTGAGGCTTTTCTCTGTCAGTCAACGATTATTCCTTCAGATGGCCGGGGCTTACGAACAGCCCTTTCCTCTCAGTCCATTAGCCTGGCCGACACTTTTCAGG GAGCCACAGTGGAGAAATCACTTAACGGAATAACCACCAGACCAGAACTCTTTCCATCTCCATCCGAGAGAATCCCAGATGTCCACTTCTTCTATCGGTACAGGCA atCTACACAGGTCACAACCTCATGTCAAAAAGGCAGAAATGCAGTGGTTTCACTGCGCTGTAACCCGAAGAAAACAGCCAGGGGAGACATATCCATGCCCAg TGAGTGCCCTGCTGGGACTTGTGATGGCTGCACATTCCACTTCCTGTGGGAGAGCTCCAGTGCATGTCCACGCTGCACTAATGTCGACTACCACGCCATTGAAGGAGCCTGTAAGGGAGGAGTGCAG GACACAGTGTATATGTGGACTGAACCTCGGCTGTGTACTGGCGGACTGATTCTCCCGCTGAAGAGAACGTCTCCATGTGAGGCGATTGATTTCTGGCTGAAGGTGGGCGCTGGGCT